AAGGATTGGTGCCCCCGCGCCCATAGCTGACCGGGCCGGGGATCGACCCCGCGCTTTCCGGCCCCGTCCGCAGCAGGCCCAGATCATCCACCCAGGCGATGGATCCGCCGCCTGCCCCGATCTCGATCATGTCGATCGAGGGCACGGTGATCGGCATGCCCGACCCGGGCTTGAAGCGGTAGCGGCGGTCCACCTCGAACGTGCCGGTGACCAGCGGTTCGTGGTTCTGGATCATGCAGGCCTTGGCGGTGGTGCCGCCCATGTCGAAGGAAATCAGATCCGGCAGCCCGAACATGCGCGAGAAATAGCAGGCCACCAGCGCCCCCGCCGCCGGGCCGCTTTCGATCATCCGCACCGGCAGGGTGCCCGCGCGTTCTGCGCCAATCACCCCGCCGTTCGACAGCATGATCAGCGGTTGCTGAGAGAACCCTTGCCGGCCCAGCTCCTCGATCAGCGCGTTCAGGTAGGGGCGGGTGATCGGCACGGTATAGGCGTTGATCGCCACGGTCGAGGTGCGCAGGTATTCGCGCATCTGCGGCGCGATCTCGGATGACAGAGACACAAAGATCCCCGGCGCCTCGCGGGCAAAGACCTGCGCCACCAGCGCCTCGTTGGCACCGTTGCGATAGGCGTTGATCAGGCTGACTGCGACCGACTGGATGCCGCGCGCCACGCAATCGCGGGCGATGGCGGCAATCTCGGCCTCTTGGGCGGCCTTTTCCACGCTGCCATCGGCCAGCACCCGTTCGTCCAGCCCCCAGGTGCGTTCGCGCGGGATCAGCGGTTCGGCGAATTCGATCTGCGGATCGTACATGTCATAGCGGTGTTCATCGCGGATATAGAGAATATCCGTGAACCCCTTGGTCAGGATCAGGCCCACCGGCGGGCCCTTGCGTTCGATCAGGGCATTGGTCACCACCGTCGTGGCATGCACCATCACGTCATTCACCTGCGCCGGCCCGATCCCGGCGCGGCCCATCACCAGGTCCACGCCGCGAAAGAACCCCTCCAGCAGGTTGCCGTGCGTGGTCAGGGTCTTGTCCACAAAGGTGCGTCCGTCGTCGGCCAGCAGGACGGCATCGGTAAAGGTGCCCCCGATGTCGACCGCAAGCGAATATCTGGTCATGTGCGTTGATCCGTATTGCCGAGATTGGTGGAAAGTCTGCGCGCCGCATCCGTCAGCGCCTGAACAAAGCGCGGCTCGGGCGGGGTGCCGATGATGAAGGTGGGGCCCGCGATGGTCAGCGTGGCCACGAAGGCGCCCGTCATGTCGTAGACGGGCGCGGAAACGGCGGTGACGCCTTGCAGCGTCTCGTTCGGGGCCTCGGCCCAGCCGCGGGCCTGCACGGCGGCCACTTCGGTGGTCAGTTGCGCAGGGTCCACATGGGTTTCGCCTGTCCAGGCCCGCAGGGTTTCGGCCAGCCGCGCGCCCCCGAAGGCCAGCGCGATCTTGCCCTGGGCCGAGGCGTGGAAATCCAGCAGCGCGCCGGGGCGGGTGACGATTTCCACCGGCTGCTGGCTGCGCACCATGTCCAGGATCCGCATCCCGCCCGCTTCCATCTGGGAAAACGACACGGTGAACCCGGTCAGGTCGCGCAAGGCCACCATGACGGGGCGCGCCTCGCGCAGGATGTCGGTGGAATCGGCCAGCGCCTGACCCAGATGATACAGCTTGTAGGACAGGCGGTAGCGTTCCGTTTCGGGATCCTGCAACACATAGCCCATGGACAGCAGCGTCCGCAGGAACCGGAACACCCGCACCTTCGACGCCCCGATCCGGCGGGCGAGGTCGGACAGCGCCACCGGCTTGCCGATCTCGGCCATCACCTCGACGATCAGAAAGGCCATCTGGGTGGACTGGTTGGCGGATTTGTCGAGTTCTACGGCCATCACACCCTCACTTGAACAGACCGGGAATCCAGAGCGATACGCCCGGAACCGCGGCGACCAGCGCCAGCACCACCACGCACAGCCCCAGCATGGGCAAGGCGGCGCGGGTGACCGCCTGCAACGGGCTGCGCGCGATGGAACTGACGATGAACAGCACCAGCCCCACGGGCGGCGTACACATGCCGATCATCAGGTTCATCACCACCATCACGCCCATCTGCACCGGATCCATGCCGATGGTGGGCGACAGCGCGTTCAGCACCGGCATGATCAGCACCATGGCCGCCAGCGGTTCCAGAAACAGGCCCAGGATCAGCAGGATGACGTTCAGCAGGATCACCAGCAGCACGGGGTTTTCCGTCAGGCCCAGGATCAGCGCCGCCACCTTTTGCGGCAGGCTTTCGATGCCCAGGACAAAGCCCGTCATGCTGGCCATCGCCACCACCAGCATCACGCCGGCCGACATGGTCGCGGTGTCGTAAAAGCATTGCCGCAGCCTGGACCATGGCAACGAGCGATAGATGAACACCCCGGTCAGCAGCGCATAGATGCAGGCCACGCCGGCGGCCTCGGTCGGGGTGAACATGCCGGTGCGGATGCCCACCACGATGAAGATCGGCAGCACGACGGCGGGAAAGGCGGCGTGCAGCACGCTCCAGCGTTTCTCGCGCGGGACGGGGGCGGCCACGGGATGGTTTTCGCGGTGGCCCTTCCACAGCGCATAGACCAGCAGCAGGGCGCCCAGCAGGATCCCGGGCAGGATGCCGGCCAGGAACAGATCGCCGATCGAGGTGCCGGTCAGCACGCCGAACAGGATCAGCGGCAGCGACGGCGGGATCAGCGGGCCCAGCAGCGACCCCGTGGCGGTCAGCGCGGCGGCATAGGCGGGGTCATAGCCATCGCGTTTCATCGGCGGGATCATGATGCCGCCGACCGCCGCCGCCTCGGACGTGGCGGCACCGCTGGGGCCCGACAGCATGAAGTTGGCCAGCACGTTGACGATGGCCAGCCCGCCCTTGATCCGCCCGACCAGGAACTGCGCCGCGCGCACGATATGCCCGGTCAGGTTCGCGGCATTCATCAGGTTGCCGGCCAGAATGAAGAACGGGATCGTCAGCAGCAGGAAACTGTCGATGCCGGCGATCATGCGCTGCGGAAAGGCGATCAGCAGGTGGCTGTGCCCCTCGATCAGCAGATAGACCAGCGAGGCCATGCCCAGCCCCAGCGCCACCGGCATGCCGATCAGCAGGGCAAGGAAAAAGATGGCAAGATAGGCGATCATCCGTGAACCTCGGGTTCGGGGGTGGCGCGCAGGTCGGCGGCATGTTCGCCGGTGCCGATCATGCGGGCATAAAGGACGATGTCGGCGGCCAGCCGCAGGGCAAACAGCCCCAGCCCGACCGGCAGCGCGATATAGACCCAGTAGACGGCTGGCACCGGAAAATCGGGGCCGAACAGATCGCCCAGCAGGAACTTCAGCGCCGGTATGGGCGCGCTGCCCATGCGGCCCGCATAGGACAGGCCCATGCGGATCAGCACCACCAGCAGCACGATGCCCGCGACATTGGCCAGCATCGCCAGCACCAGCCCCCCGACCCGGGGCAAGGCATCGCGCAGCATGGGCACGCTGGCGATCTCGCCACGTTCATAGGCCACCATCGCCGCCAGGAACGACACCCAGATCAGCAGATAGCGGCAGACCTCCTCGGCCCAGATCAGCGAGGCGGAAAAGCCGTAGCGCAGCACGATCTGCGCCGTCATCACGGCAAGAAGCACGATCAGCAGCCACACCAGCACGGTGGACAGGATTTGGTCGAACAAACGGCGCAGGCGGCGCATGGCAATGTTCCCGTTCGGGCAAGCCGGTTCCGGTGCGGCACGCTTGGGCGCAGCCGCTGGCAGGCAGGTCGTCGGCGGTTGGAAGGGCGCGGGGCATGGCCGGGCGGCCAGCCCCGCAGGGCTCAGTTCGTCTTGCGCACGGCGTCGACAAAGGTCTTGATCAGCGGATCCTTGGCCAGCCAGGCCTCCATGACCGGCTGTTCCAGCGCCTGCATCGCCGGCAGGTCGGACAGGGTGGCAATGGTCACGCCCTTGGCCTGCAACTGCTTGGCGATCTCGGCTTCCTGATCGCGGGCCAGGGCGTAGTGTTCGGCGATCACCTCGTGCCCGGCGGCGATGATGGCGGCTTTCACATCGGCCGGCAGCCGGTCGATGGTGGCGCTGCCCATCATCAGCACGCCCGGCCAGAAGTAATGCCCGGTCAGCGTCACATGCTTGGCCGCCTCGTACAGGCTTTCGGCATAGGCCGACGACAGGTTGATTTCCACCGCGTCGATGGTGCCGGTTTCCAGCGCCGAGAACACCTCGCCATAGGCAAGGCCGATGGGGCTGGCGCCGGTTGCGGTCCAGATCGCCTTGTGCAGCGGCGTGGGCACGATGCGGGTTTTCAGCCCGGCGAAATCGGCGACCGACTGCACGGGTTTGGTGCGCGACAGGAAATGACGCTGGCCCGCCTCGATATACCCCAGCCCGGTAATGCCCAGCGGCCCCAGCGAATCCAGCATCTTCTGCCCGACGTCCGAGGCCAGCACGGCCGCCATCCTGTCATAGCTGGGCACCAGGAACGGCAGTTGCAGCGCGTCGAAGGCGGGGGCGTTCAGGGTCAGCGGAATGGTCGGCACCGAAACCAGCGCCCCGTCGATGGTGCCCAGCTGCACGCCTTCCAGCAGCTGGCGGTCATCGCCCAGCTGGCGGTCGCCGAACACCTCGATCTTGACCTTGCCGCCGGTCTTGGCGGCGACCTTTTCGGCAAACATCACCAGCCCGGTCTGGAACAGGTGGCTGGATGTGGCGGCATGGCCGAATTTCAACGTGATGTCCTGCGCAAAGCCCACCGCCGGGCAAAGCGCGACCAAGGCGGCAAAAAGGCCGCTGCGCATGTTCATTGTTGTCTCCTCCCTATGTGTTTCTCTTATTGAAACATCATTACAGAATAAGATACATGTTGATTCGGATCAACCGGCTCTGTGGCATTTCGGCGCGGCAGGCGGGATCCGATTCCGCATATCCCTGCCCCTTCGGTCCTGCTGCGGCGGGGCAAGGCGCGGGCCTGTTCCCCACGGAACAGCGACAGGGGGCGATCCGGGGCAAAACGGGGTCAGACGGCCGCACGAGGCCGCAGCAACCCCGAACCCCAGGAGACCGCCATGACCAACGCCTTCCGCACCAACGGCACCGACAGCAACAACAGCATCGTCACCGACGGCACCATCCAGGGCGCCATCACCAACGACATCATCACGGCCCTGGCCGGCAACGACACGATCTATGCCTATGGCGGCGATGATCAGGTGTTCGGCGGCCGCGGCAACGATGTGATCTTCGATCTGGCCAACGGCTTTGGCAGCTCTGGCAACGACCGCATCTTCGGCGATCAGGGCAACGACACCATGCATGGCGGCCTGGGCGCCGACACCATCGACGGCGGCACCGAAACCGATCTGGTGACCTACCAGAATTCCACCGCCGCCGTGGATGTGAACCTGACCCGGGTCAGCCAGTTCGGCGGCCACGCCGCCGGCGACCGGCTGATCAGCGTCGAGGACGTGACCGGCAGCCGCTTTTCCGACCGGATCGTCGGCGATGCGGTGAACAACGTGATTTCGGGCGGCGACGGCAACGACTACCTCGACGGTGGCAGCGGCAACGACACGCTTTATGGTGGCGACCACAACGACGAGATGTATGGCGCCCTGGGCAACGACACGCTGTATGGCGGCGACGGGCGCGACGTGATGGCCGGGGGCACCCACAGCGACCTGCTGTTCGGCGGCAACGAGGCCGACGAGATGCGCGGCGACAGCCACAATGACACGATCTATGGCGGCGCGGGCGATGATGTGCTGGATGGCGGCACCGAAAACGACGCCCTGTATGGCGGCACCGAAAACGACCGCATCATCGGCGGCAGCGGCAACGATACTCTGGATGGCAGCACCGGCAACGACACCCTGGATGGCGGCGCGCACGACGACCGGGTGTTCGGCGGCGCCGGCAACGACCTGGTGTTCTTCGGCAGCGGCACCGACACGCTGGACGGCGGCGCCGATACCGACACGCTGAGCTTTGCCAACATGCCCTCGCCGGGGCAGCTGTTCGGCGCGATCAACGTGATCGACCTCGGCGTCGGCAGCTTTGGCACCACCGGCTTTGCCGGGTTCGAAAATGTCATCGGCCATGGCAACAACGACCGCATCATCGGCAGTGCCGGGGCCAACCTGCTGGACGGCCAGCGCGGCAACGACGATCTGCGCGGTCTGGCCGGCGCCGATACCCTGCATGGCGGCGACGGCAACGACACGCTGGATGGCGGCACGGAAAACGACCTGCTGTATGGCGGCGATGCCAATGACAGCCTGCTGGGCAATCTGGGCAACGATGTGCTGCATGGCGATGCCGGGAACGATACGCTGATCGGCGGCAGCAACAACGACACCCTGTATGGCGGGGCTGAAAATGACAGCCTGTTCGGCGACTTCGGCCTGGACCTGCTGCATGGCGGCAGCGGTGACGATACGCTGAACGGCGGGGCCGAGAACGACGTGCTGCGGGGCGATGCGGGCAATGACCTGCTGATCGGCGGCACCGGCAACGACACCATCGGTGGCGGCACCGGCAGCGATACCATCGAAGGCGGCGCCGGGACCGACATTCTGACCGGCGATCTGGGGCTGGGCGTTGGCCAGGCTGCCGATGTCTTTGTCTTTCGCAGCACCTCGGATTCGGTCAATGCGCCGGGGTTCGAAGACCGCATCACCGACTTTCAGCGCGGGCTGGACAAGATCGACCTGTCGGGGATTGATGCGAATACCTCGACCATTGCCGACAATGGCTTTGCGCTGGTCATCTCGGGCTTTGGTGCGGGGATTCTGCGCAGCTTCCAGTCCGGCGGCAACACCTTTGTCGAGGCGCATGTGAACAACGACGGCCTGGCCGATTTCGTCCTGCGGCTGGACGGCCTGCACAACCTGACGGCGGCGGATTTCATCCTCTGATCCCCTCGGGGGAAATCCTGCCCGTCACGCCCCCGGCCGCTCCCCGGCCGGGGGATCGGCTTTGACAACCGCCCCCGCCTGCCGCACCATCGCCGCGCCCTTCAGGATGCGCCGATGCCCCTCAGCCCCAAGCCCCCCGGACGCGGATTGTGGAAATCCTTCCGCATGTTCGCCCCCCTGCCGCCCGAGGTGCTGGATAGCATCGCCACCGCCGCCCGCGCGCATCGCTGGCGCGGCGGCGAAATGCTGTTCCAGCGCGGCGATACCGGCGACTGGCTGGTTGCGCTGACGGGGGGGCAGGTGCGGATCTCGGTTTCAACCCCCGGCGGGCGGGAACTGGTGCTGCGCCATGCCGAGGCAGGCGAGATGCTGGGCGAACTGGCGCTGTTCGATGCCGAACCCCGGTCGGCCGATGCCTTTGCGGTAGGCGAGGTGACGGGGCAGGTGCTGGACCGCGCCGCGTTTCGCGCCATCGCGGCCCGGCATCCTGCCCTGTATGATGCCGCGCTGGCCCATGTCTGCGCCATGCTGCGTGGCACCACCGACCAGCTGGAGACCATCGCGCTCTATCAGCTTCAGGCCCGGGTGGCGCGGTTCTTTCTGCTGGCGCTGCGCCAGTTGCATGGCGATGACGTTCCGGCGGGCGCGGCGCTGGATCTGGCGATCAGCCAGGGAGAGCTGGCCGCGCTGACCGGCGCCAGCCGGCCCAAGGTGAACCGCGTGCTGGCCGATCTGAAGGCAGCCGGCGCGCTGGATCAGGCCGGCACGATCTGGCGCTGCGATCCTGCGCTGTTGATGGGCTTTGCGGGGGATGATGGCCCGGCGTAGGCGCGTTGCAGGGCTGGCGTTCGGGCTGGCGCTGGCAGGGGCGGTCCTGCTGGCGCTGGTGCCCGACGGGCTGGCGGTGTGGCGCGAACCGGCGATGGATGGCTTCGCCCGCCAGACCCCGGCCCCGCAGGCCCCCGTTCTGGTGGTGGATATCGGCGCGGCAGACGATGCCGGCCAGCCATGGGACCGGCGCGCCACCGCCCGCCTGGCCGCGCGTCTGGCGGCAGGTGGCCCGGCGGTGATCGGCTGGGACATGGTGTTTTCCGGCAGTTGCGCGCCCGATGGCCCGAACGCGGCACTGGCCGCCGGGTTTTCCCGTGCGCCCTCGGTGCTGGGGTTCCTGCTGTCGTCCTCGGGGCAAAGGCTGGAGGCACCGCCGCCCATGCTGGGCATCGCCGGCGACCCGCCTGCCCTGTGGCCCGCCCCGGGGGCCGAGGGGCCTTGCCCGATGTTTGCTGCCGCTGCCATCGGGTCGGTCGCGCTGATCGGGGATGATGGCGCGCGGGTGCGCAAGGTGCCGGTTGCGGTGCAGGTGGGCGGGCAGATCCGGCCATCGCTGCCGGTGGCGATGCTGTTGCCGGCGCACCGCGGCCTGCCGGTGCTGGCGCCCGGCCCCATCCTGCGGGTGGGCGAGGCCGCGTTTGCGCTGGACGACCGGGGGCAGATCCGGTTTCGCCCCTCGGCCCCCGAACGGGTGGCGGGGCGGACGGTGGCGGCGGCGGATGTGCTGGCCGGCAAGGTGGCGCCCGACCGCTTTGCAGGGGCGCTGGTGCTGGTCGGGTCGTCATTGCCGCAGCGGGGGGGCCTGCGGGCGACGGCGGCGGGGCCGCTGACCCCATCGGTGCAGATCTGGGCCGATGCGCTGGAGGGGCTGGTGGCCGGCCGCCTGCCCGAACGCCCCCGCCATGCCACGATGGCCGAGGCCGGCGCGCTGGCCGCAGGCGGGGTGGTGCTGGCCGGGCTGATCCTGGCGCTGTCGCCCGCCGGGGCCTTTGCCGGGGCCATGGCGCTGGCCGGGTTGTGGCCGCTGGCCTGCCTGATCGCCGCCCGGACCCGGGGCCTGCTGCTGGATCCGGTCGGGCCGCCGGCGTTGCTGCTGCTGGCCGCGCTGGTGGCGTTGGTGCTGGGGGCAGCGGCGGCCAGCCGGGCCGAACGCGCCCTGCGCGGCCGGATGCGCCAGTTGCTGCCGGATGCTGTCGTCACCCGCATCGCCGACCGGCCCGACCTGCTGCGCCTGCGGGGCGAGGCGCGCGAAATCACTGCGCTGTTCACCGATCTGGAGGGGTTCACCGCCCTGACCAATCGGCTGCCGCCTACCGTGCTGATCGCGCTGCTGGACCGCTATTTCACCACCGTGTCGGCGGTGGTGCTGCGCCATGGCGGGATGATCGACAAGATCGTCGGCGACGGCGTGCATGCGCTGTTCAACGCCCCGCTGGACCAGCCGGGCCACGCGCAGGCCGCCCTGGCCTGCGCCGCCGAGATCGTTGCGCAAACCGAGGCGCTGCGCCGCGACCTGCCCGATCTGGGCCGCACGCGCATTGGCGTGGAAACCGGCCCCGCCGTGCTGGGCGACGTGGGGTCGGCCGCCCGCATC
The Gemmobacter sp. DNA segment above includes these coding regions:
- a CDS encoding hydantoinase/oxoprolinase family protein, whose translation is MTRYSLAVDIGGTFTDAVLLADDGRTFVDKTLTTHGNLLEGFFRGVDLVMGRAGIGPAQVNDVMVHATTVVTNALIERKGPPVGLILTKGFTDILYIRDEHRYDMYDPQIEFAEPLIPRERTWGLDERVLADGSVEKAAQEAEIAAIARDCVARGIQSVAVSLINAYRNGANEALVAQVFAREAPGIFVSLSSEIAPQMREYLRTSTVAINAYTVPITRPYLNALIEELGRQGFSQQPLIMLSNGGVIGAERAGTLPVRMIESGPAAGALVACYFSRMFGLPDLISFDMGGTTAKACMIQNHEPLVTGTFEVDRRYRFKPGSGMPITVPSIDMIEIGAGGGSIAWVDDLGLLRTGPESAGSIPGPVSYGRGGTNPCVTDADVVLGILDPDRFLGGDMKLDAAGARAAIAKLGARIGLSPEQTAWGIYEVVCEQMAGAARTHATDRGVDYRGLPMLAFGGAGPVHACLVADLIDSTQVIYPPLASVLSAFGTLVTPAQIDLVRSQLGPIDTLDPAAAAAFVCQMTDEGTAALTEAGLAPADIGFVFGADLRYLGQQWELRIDLPFDPRTGLDAPAMRAIFEREYVAQYGLKLDGMAIELVNWHVTARGRLPDRATAHVVKGGTRPTPRSRIVHLRGKPVETAVYARSELMEGDVIPGPVIVEERETTIFVLPGWTIRLHPNGSLIADKTTER
- a CDS encoding calcium-binding protein codes for the protein MTNAFRTNGTDSNNSIVTDGTIQGAITNDIITALAGNDTIYAYGGDDQVFGGRGNDVIFDLANGFGSSGNDRIFGDQGNDTMHGGLGADTIDGGTETDLVTYQNSTAAVDVNLTRVSQFGGHAAGDRLISVEDVTGSRFSDRIVGDAVNNVISGGDGNDYLDGGSGNDTLYGGDHNDEMYGALGNDTLYGGDGRDVMAGGTHSDLLFGGNEADEMRGDSHNDTIYGGAGDDVLDGGTENDALYGGTENDRIIGGSGNDTLDGSTGNDTLDGGAHDDRVFGGAGNDLVFFGSGTDTLDGGADTDTLSFANMPSPGQLFGAINVIDLGVGSFGTTGFAGFENVIGHGNNDRIIGSAGANLLDGQRGNDDLRGLAGADTLHGGDGNDTLDGGTENDLLYGGDANDSLLGNLGNDVLHGDAGNDTLIGGSNNDTLYGGAENDSLFGDFGLDLLHGGSGDDTLNGGAENDVLRGDAGNDLLIGGTGNDTIGGGTGSDTIEGGAGTDILTGDLGLGVGQAADVFVFRSTSDSVNAPGFEDRITDFQRGLDKIDLSGIDANTSTIADNGFALVISGFGAGILRSFQSGGNTFVEAHVNNDGLADFVLRLDGLHNLTAADFIL
- a CDS encoding TRAP transporter large permease → MIAYLAIFFLALLIGMPVALGLGMASLVYLLIEGHSHLLIAFPQRMIAGIDSFLLLTIPFFILAGNLMNAANLTGHIVRAAQFLVGRIKGGLAIVNVLANFMLSGPSGAATSEAAAVGGIMIPPMKRDGYDPAYAAALTATGSLLGPLIPPSLPLILFGVLTGTSIGDLFLAGILPGILLGALLLVYALWKGHRENHPVAAPVPREKRWSVLHAAFPAVVLPIFIVVGIRTGMFTPTEAAGVACIYALLTGVFIYRSLPWSRLRQCFYDTATMSAGVMLVVAMASMTGFVLGIESLPQKVAALILGLTENPVLLVILLNVILLILGLFLEPLAAMVLIMPVLNALSPTIGMDPVQMGVMVVMNLMIGMCTPPVGLVLFIVSSIARSPLQAVTRAALPMLGLCVVVLALVAAVPGVSLWIPGLFK
- a CDS encoding TRAP transporter small permease: MRRLRRLFDQILSTVLVWLLIVLLAVMTAQIVLRYGFSASLIWAEEVCRYLLIWVSFLAAMVAYERGEIASVPMLRDALPRVGGLVLAMLANVAGIVLLVVLIRMGLSYAGRMGSAPIPALKFLLGDLFGPDFPVPAVYWVYIALPVGLGLFALRLAADIVLYARMIGTGEHAADLRATPEPEVHG
- a CDS encoding adenylate/guanylate cyclase domain-containing protein translates to MARRRRVAGLAFGLALAGAVLLALVPDGLAVWREPAMDGFARQTPAPQAPVLVVDIGAADDAGQPWDRRATARLAARLAAGGPAVIGWDMVFSGSCAPDGPNAALAAGFSRAPSVLGFLLSSSGQRLEAPPPMLGIAGDPPALWPAPGAEGPCPMFAAAAIGSVALIGDDGARVRKVPVAVQVGGQIRPSLPVAMLLPAHRGLPVLAPGPILRVGEAAFALDDRGQIRFRPSAPERVAGRTVAAADVLAGKVAPDRFAGALVLVGSSLPQRGGLRATAAGPLTPSVQIWADALEGLVAGRLPERPRHATMAEAGALAAGGVVLAGLILALSPAGAFAGAMALAGLWPLACLIAARTRGLLLDPVGPPALLLLAALVALVLGAAAASRAERALRGRMRQLLPDAVVTRIADRPDLLRLRGEAREITALFTDLEGFTALTNRLPPTVLIALLDRYFTTVSAVVLRHGGMIDKIVGDGVHALFNAPLDQPGHAQAALACAAEIVAQTEALRRDLPDLGRTRIGVETGPAVLGDVGSAARIDYTAHGPAVNMAARLQDAAKALGPPVIIGPGTAAATTGTRPLGRHPIRGFGPVDLFTL
- a CDS encoding TRAP transporter substrate-binding protein yields the protein MNMRSGLFAALVALCPAVGFAQDITLKFGHAATSSHLFQTGLVMFAEKVAAKTGGKVKIEVFGDRQLGDDRQLLEGVQLGTIDGALVSVPTIPLTLNAPAFDALQLPFLVPSYDRMAAVLASDVGQKMLDSLGPLGITGLGYIEAGQRHFLSRTKPVQSVADFAGLKTRIVPTPLHKAIWTATGASPIGLAYGEVFSALETGTIDAVEINLSSAYAESLYEAAKHVTLTGHYFWPGVLMMGSATIDRLPADVKAAIIAAGHEVIAEHYALARDQEAEIAKQLQAKGVTIATLSDLPAMQALEQPVMEAWLAKDPLIKTFVDAVRKTN
- a CDS encoding Crp/Fnr family transcriptional regulator; this encodes MPLSPKPPGRGLWKSFRMFAPLPPEVLDSIATAARAHRWRGGEMLFQRGDTGDWLVALTGGQVRISVSTPGGRELVLRHAEAGEMLGELALFDAEPRSADAFAVGEVTGQVLDRAAFRAIAARHPALYDAALAHVCAMLRGTTDQLETIALYQLQARVARFFLLALRQLHGDDVPAGAALDLAISQGELAALTGASRPKVNRVLADLKAAGALDQAGTIWRCDPALLMGFAGDDGPA
- a CDS encoding IclR family transcriptional regulator, coding for MAVELDKSANQSTQMAFLIVEVMAEIGKPVALSDLARRIGASKVRVFRFLRTLLSMGYVLQDPETERYRLSYKLYHLGQALADSTDILREARPVMVALRDLTGFTVSFSQMEAGGMRILDMVRSQQPVEIVTRPGALLDFHASAQGKIALAFGGARLAETLRAWTGETHVDPAQLTTEVAAVQARGWAEAPNETLQGVTAVSAPVYDMTGAFVATLTIAGPTFIIGTPPEPRFVQALTDAARRLSTNLGNTDQRT